The following proteins are encoded in a genomic region of Cryptomeria japonica chromosome 11, Sugi_1.0, whole genome shotgun sequence:
- the LOC131073646 gene encoding inositol-tetrakisphosphate 1-kinase 1 — MSEKLHYKIGYALSEKMHQNFLHPSLVELAESRGIDLVEVDSTKRLLDQGPFDAILQKLYDKQWNEQLKEYCEKYPHVVVIDPPEAIEKLHSRVSMLNGVEKLKAMDGNESVSVPLQIVVEKPEELTDLKVLEVLKFPVIAKALLANGTGKSHDMSLVFNSEGLKSLKPPLVLQEFVNHNGVIFKVYVAGDFVECVKRKSLCDISYEKMQSSAVDVMPFSQISNLAVDVEDHDEGMESEQAELPPARFIEDLASGLRDELGLSLFNFDLIRDSKARNQYFVIDINYFPGYAKMPGFEVVLTNFFCNLFHEKHKISVKEVSLGGREIEDKIPEKECSVGDGVTILATDVE, encoded by the coding sequence ATGTCAGAGAAGTTACACTACAAGATTGGTTATGCTTTATCGGAGAAGATGCACCAGAATTTTCTGCACCCATCTTTGGTGGAACTTGCTGAATCTAGAGGCATTGATCTCGTTGAGGTGGATTCTACCAAGCGTCTTTTGGATCAGGGACCTTTCGATGCTATTCTGCAGAAATTGTATGACAAACAATGGAATGAACAGCTCAAGGAGTATTGTGAAAAGTATCCACATGTGGTTGTAATTGATCCTCCTGAAGCCATTGAAAAGCTGCATAGCCGCGTTTCCATGCTAAACGGGGTAGAAAAGTTGAAAGCCATGGACGGAAATGAATCAGTTTCTGTTCCCTTGCAGATTGTTGTGGAGAAGCCAGAAGAGCTTACCGATTTAAAAGTTCTGGAAGTACTGAAGTTTCCTGTTATTGCCAAGGCTCTGCTAGCAAATGGAACTGGTAAGTCTCATGACATGTCGCTTGTATTTAACTCTGAGGGTTTGAAAAGCTTGAAGCCACCACTTGTTCTTCAAGAGTTTGTGAACCACAACGGGGTGATCTTTAAGGTGTATGTTGCTGGTGATTTTGTTGAGTGTGTGAAGAGAAAATCACTGTGTGATATTTCTTATGAGAAAATGCAAAGCTCTGCTGTGGATGTTATGCCCTTTTCACAAATATCGAACCTGGCGGTGGATGTGGAGGATCATGATGAAGGAATGGAGAGCGAGCAGGCTGAGTTGCCCCCGGCTAGATTTATCGAGGATCTTGCAAGTGGCTTGCGTGATGAATTGGGTTTAAGTTTGTTTAATTTTGATCTTATCAGGGACAGTAAGGCTAGAAACCAGTACTTTGTGATAGACATTAACTACTTTCCAGGCTATGCTAAGATGCCGGGTTTTGAGGTTGTCTTGACAAATTTTTTCTGCAATTTGTTCCATGAGAAACATAAAATTTCCGTGAAAGAAGTTTCTTTGGGAGGCAGAGAAATTGAGGACAAGATACCCGAAAAGGAATGTAGTGTGGGTGATGGAGTTACAATTTTGGCAACAGATGTAGAGTAA